In the genome of bacterium, the window GCGTGCGATGGCGCTCTACGACGAAATCGGCGACCACCGCGGTCATGCGCATCTCCTCCACAACCTCGGGCACATCAGGCTCCATCAGGGCAGGATCACCGAGGCGCGCGACCTTCTGCGTGAAAGCCTGTTGAGCGCGAAGAACCTGAGGAGTCCTCGAGACGTTATCATGGCCGTTGCCGGGCTCGCGGCGGTGTCGCGAGACGCGCAGGCCGGACGATCGGCGCGGCTCACAGGCGCGGTGAGCAGCCTACTCGACGCCGCCGGCCTCTACCTCGAGCCGGCAGAACGTGCGGAGTTCGAGGAGACGACGGCATCGCTACGCGCCCGCCTCGGGGATCACGCCTTCACCGCCGCGCGCGACGCCGGACGGGCCATGACCGCCGACGAAGCCGTCGCGGAAGCGTTCGCCATGTCCGCGACGCCGGTCGGGCGGAGCGAGAGCGCCCGCCGGCGAGATGTCTCCGGGCTCCCGCTGAGCGCCCGCGAGCGCGAAGTCGCGGCGCTTGTTGCCCGAGGCCTGCCCAACCGACAGATCGCATCGCGCCTCGTGATCGCCGAACGCACCGCCGAAGGCCACGTGCAGAGCATCCTCAATAAGCTGGGCTTCAGCTCACGCGCCCAGATCGCCGCGTGGGCGGTTGAGCACGGGCTCCGGATCCCGTCGGGCTGACCGCCGCAGACCTCCGGACGGTACCCGCGCGCAAAGGACAGGTACCGGCACGACCTCAAACAGGTATTTCTCCCGGTGACCTAACCCCCGGCGCCGCGCTATCCTGAACCCGCCCCAACGAGGCAATCCGCGACGCGGAGGGAGGGGATTGACGCCGGGCGGCCGAGCGCCCACCGTGCAAGGGCCGGGGCTCGGCGGCCGCGAACCGTCGATGACCGGCCGAAAGCAGGAACGCCGGTTCGTCCAGATTTCCTGTACGATAGACATCAAGCATACGGAGGTGCTGAAGATGACGCTTCGGCTTGGCGATACGGCCCCCGATTTCGAGGCCGAGACGACTGAGGGCCGGATTCGGTTTCACGACTGGATCGGCGGCGGGTGGGCGGTGCTGTTCTCCCACCCGAAGGACTTTACGCCGGTCTGCACCACCGAACTCGGTTACATGGCCAAGATCAAGCCGGAATTCGACCGGCGCAACACCAAGATCATCGGACTCAGCGTCGATCCCGTGGGCAACCACTCCAAGTGGGCCAACGATATCAGAGAGACGCAGGGGCACGCGCCGAACTATCCGATGATCGGGGACACCGAGCTCAAGGTCTCTAAACTATACGAGATGCTGCCGGCCGACCTCGAAGGGTCGTGCGACGGCCGCACCGCCGCCGACAACCAGACCGTGCGCACAGTCTACGTGATCGGGCCGGACAAGAAGATCAAGCTGACGATCGCGTACCCGATGAGCACCGGCCGGAACTTCGACGAGGTACTGCGGGTGATCGATTCGCTCCAGCTCACGGCGAAGCACAAAGTTTCGACGCCGGTCAATTGGAAACGCGGCGACGACGTGATCATCTCCGGATCCGTCTCGGACGACGAGGCCAAGAAGACCTATCCCAACGGTTGGAAGGCGCCGCGACCCTACATCCGGATCGTCCCGCAGCCCGAATGATCCTCAAACAGTATTATCTCGGCTGCCTCGCGCACGCGTCCTACCTCGTGGCCGACGAGGAAAGCCGCGCCGCGGCGGTGATCGATCCGCAGCGAGATATCGATCAATATCTCGAGGACGCCGGGCGGCTTGGGCTCGCGATCCGGCACGTCGTGCTGACGCACTTCCACGCCGACTTTCTTGCCGGGCACCTCGAGCTGCGGGACCGGACCGGCGCCGCGATCTATCTGGGCCGGCGGGCCAAGGCCGAATACACCTTCACGCCGCTCGGCGACGGCGACACCGTCTCGCTTGGGGGGGCGCGCCTCTCGGCGCTCGAGACGCCCGGGCACTCGCCCGAATCGATCTGCCTCCTTGTGTTCGACCTCAAGAAGGACGCCGTGCGGCCGCAGGCGGTGCTGACGGGCGACACGCTGTTCATCGGCGAGGTCGGGCGGCCGGACCTGCGCGCCGCGCTCGGCTGGTCGGCGGAGGAGCTCGCCGGCATGCTCTACGACTCGCTGCACACGAAGCTTCTCCCGCTGCCGGACGACACGCTCGTATACCCGACACACGGCGCCGGCTCGCTCTGCGGCCGCAATATCAGCAAGGACACCGTCTCAACCATCGGCACGCAGCGTCGATACAACTACGCGCTGCAGCCAATGAACCGGGAAGACTTCATCAAGATCATCACCGCCGATCAGCCCGATGCGCCCGCGTATTTCACCTACGACGCCGTCCTCAACACGAAGGAACGGCCGATTCTGGACCAATCGCTGTCGCGGGGGCTCCGGCCGCTGACGCTGGGCTCGCTGTTGACACTCTGCGGCGAGGGCGGCCAGCTGCTCGACGCCCGCGAGCCGACCGATTACTGGGGCGCCCACCTCTCCGACAGCATCAACATCCCGCTCGGCGGGCAGTACGCGACCTGGGCCGGCACTCTGCTCGACCGCCAGCGCCCGATCGCGATCGTCGCGCCGCGGGAACGGGAGCGGGAGGCGGCGATACGCCTCGGGCGGATCGGGTTCGACCACGTCGCCGGCTATCTCGAGAACGGCATGGAGGCCGTCGCGGCGCGGGATGATCTCGTCCGCACCCGGCCCCGGATGACGGCACAGGCCCTGGCCGAGTTGTTGGCCTCTCCGACCCCACCCGTCGTCCTCGACGTGCGCGCGGACGCGGAGCGGAGACAAGGCCGCATCGCCGGCAGCATGCACATCCCGCTCCAGCATCTCCTGGAGCGGCTGGACGAGGTGCCGCTCGGTCCGCGCACCGTCGTCGTCCACTGTGCGAGCGCCTACCGCTCCTCGATCGCCGCCAGCATCTTGGAGCAGCACGGGGTTCAGGAAGTCGCTGACCTCGCCGGCGGCTTCACCGCGTGGATCGCCTCGGGCCTTCCCACGGTCTCCGGCGACGCACCCGCGGAGTCGCAGCCGTCTCCGAGCTAGACGCCATACCCTGATGAAGGGCTGGCGCCGGGACCCCGAGCATGCGGAGGTTCGCGTCCTGCGGCGCCGGGTGCGGCTCGATGACGCGCGCGTCCTGGACGTGGGGTGCGGCGACGGACGGCTGACGCGCCGCGTCGCCGGCGCGGCGCGGACCGTCGTAGGCATCGACCCAAACGGCGCGGCCCTCGACCGAGCCCGCGCGCTGACTCCCCGACGGTTGAGCCGAAAGATTGAATACCGCCTGGGGACGGCCGAGCATCCGGGGATCTCACGCCGCCGCTTCGATGTCGCGATCTTTTCCGGATCGTTGTGATGAGTGCCCCGCGAGGGCATGGTTCATGCCCTGACGGCTGCCCGGCGCCTGCTCCGGCCGCACGGCATGCTGGTCGATCTGCGCAGCGATCGGTTCGCGCACGTCCGGGCGCGGCACGACCAAGTCTACTGCCTGGCGGGTAGACGGCGCTTCCACGCGGGTCCGCTGAAGATCAACCGGCCTCTCGCGGATTTCCGCGCCGCCGACCGGGCGATCAGGGAAGTCGTGCGCCGCGGCTTATTCCGGCACACGGCCTCCGACTTCTTCGAAATCCGCTCCTACGCCGCCGGCCCCGCGGAGCTAGAGCGATACGCGATCACGAATCCGTATGCGACCGTGGATGCGACGACGCTCCGGCGGCTGCGCAACCTGCTTCGGCGCCACCCCGGCGCCCGAATTCTCGTGGTCACCCTATCGCGGTTGACCGTCTTGGAGAAAGCCTGAGGACTACCGTCCGAGCATGCCGGTCATGTACGCCCGGCCGACCAAGCTCCCGAGAAAGAGGACGAGCAGCACCATCCAGCGCGACTCGCGGTAGGTCCGCTCGTTCAACGATGCGCGCAGCGCGCCGCCCGGCCTCAGCACGAACAACGCCAGCAGCGTCAGCACGATCAGCGCGTCGTACATGAGATGGTACGGCGTGCGTGGCCGCGCCCCGCCGGCGAAGAGCGCCATGCCCGCGAGCGCCATAATCGCGAGGGGCACCTGCGCCAGCCAGAGAATCCACCAGAACAGTTGCGGCATCCGGAATCGCCCCGTCAGATCGCCGAAGAACGCGAACAGAAAGCACAGGGCGTCTCCGGCCAGTGTGAGACTCAGGAGCAACGTCGACCCGTGCCACGCGGCTATTGTCATGGGCCGGTGATTCGCGCGGCGGCGACGCGCTCCTCCCCCACCTGCCGACGTGGGAGAGAGCCGCCGGAGGGATGCGTGTGTGCAACGAAACCGACGCGAAGAAGGCCGTGCAGTCACAATTCGGGCGCCAGGCTGAATGGTACACGGTCAGCCGGCGTCACGAGCAGTCGCCGGGGCTCGACATCCTGAAGCGCCTCGCCGCGCCCTCTCCCGCCGACCGGGTCTTGGACGTCGCGACGGGGACCGGGTTCACGGCGTTCGCGATGGCCGAACGCTCCCGGAGCGTCGTGGCCCTCGACTTCACGGCGGGCATGGTGCGCGAGGCACGGAGCCTGCGCGACCAACGAGGCCTGACCAACGTGACATTCTGCCTCGGTGACGCAGAGGCGATGCCGTTTCGGAGCGGCGCCTTCGACCTGGTCGTGTGCCGTTACGCGTCCCACCACTTCCCCGACGCGGCCCGCGCAATCGCCGAGATGGTTCGGGTCGCCCGGACGGGCGGCCGCGTGGTCGTCGAGGACACGTGCGCGCCCGAGGACCCGGCGCTCGACGATTTGATGAACCGCTGGGAAGTAACGCGCGACAACTCTCATGTGCGCAATATCCCGCCGAGCCGGCTGCGCGCGCTCCTCGAGGCGGCCGGGCTCGACGTCCGCGCCGCCGAGCGGACGGCGATCCCCCAGCACTTCAACGAGTGGGCGCGACGCGGCGGCATGAGCGAGGCGGGCGCCGCGGCGCTGCGGACCGAGTTCGTGAACGCGGGCCCGAAGGCCCGCGCGGAGTTTCAGATACGGCCCGAGGACGGCGACCTCGCGTTTTCGTGGGGCGAGGCCGTCGTCCTCGGGGTCAAGCGTTAATTCCATGGCGGCCGGCCGCGGGCCGGCGGCACTGACCGCGCCGGGGCGTTACCGCCGCGCCGTCAGCACCATGATCGTCGTCGCGGAGAACGAGCCGTCCGCGTTGAGCGTCCCCATCGCCGCCACGTGCGCGCCCGCGGCAAGGCTGGCCACCGGCACGGCGGTCAGTTTGGAGATCCGCGCCGACGCCGGGACCGCGACCGTCGTCGCCGCGCCGGCGCTCGATGCGACGGAGAGCGACGAGCCGGTCGCGCCCGCCACCAACCCCGCCACGAAGACGCGGCCCGAGCCAGAGTCGCGGACGCCGCCGCGGCCCGGCCCCGCGGAGCCGAGACCGGCCGGCGCAGCCCGCACGGCCTCCGCGGTCAGCGAGCCGTCCGCGGACTTCTGCGCGACGACGCGAACCATATCGCCCGCTTTGATCTCGGTGATACGGGCCGCGGCCTGCGTGAGCACCTTCGTCGCCGTCGTGGTCTTCACGGTGTACGACGTACCGTCGCGGCCCGTCACGACCAACGAGCCGGTCGAGACCGACTGGATCGTGCCGAACACGCGACTGCCGCGGTGCTGCCCGCCCTGCGCGGGCGGTTGGGTCTGCGCGGACGCGTGCCGCTTGACGGATACGAACGTGAAGCCCGCCGCCAGAACCGCGATCAGCGCGATAACGATTGGGTAGAACCGAGCCTTCTGCACTCCGCCTTCCTCCCGTGTTCTTGGTGTCTTCACCGGCTGTAATCGAGTCTAAATCGCAGGCGGGGGCGGAAAGGTTCCGCTACGTTTATGAAAATTTGTTCGGAGATGTGAAGGGCCGGGTCCCGATCCGTTAGACCCGCTCGACCAGCTGCGCCGCACCGAAGCCGGCGATAACGGCGCCCGAAAGCCGGCTCACCCAGGCAAGCACGCGGGCGCCCGCCGCCTGCCGCAGCGCGCCGACTCCGGCGCTTAGGATCAGCCACCACGCCGCGGATCCGAGGAACACGCCCGCCACCGTGAGGGCGGCGGAGCCAAAGTTCAGGCCGCCCGCCGGCGCGATTACCGCGAAGACCGCGGCGAAGCTGATGATCGTCATCGGGTTGGTGATCGTCAGGAACAACGTGGACGCGTACGCTGGGAGGAGCGCGGGACCCCGTGCGTCCGTACCCGCGGAGGCCGCGAGATCGCGCCGCGCGAGCATTGTGCGAATCCCGATCGCCAGCAGCAAGGCGCCGCCGGCGAGATGGAGCGGCCGGGCGTTCTGCACGAAGAAGCGGAACAACACAGTCAGTCCGAAGGCCGCGACGGCGCCGTACAACGCGTCTGCCGTGGCGGCCCCGAGGCCCGACACGAAACCGACCCGGCGACCAAACACGAGCGTCCGCCGGATGCACAAAACGCCGATGGGCCCGACCGGCGCCGCGATCGACAGCCCGATGACAAATGCCTTCAAGAACAACATACAGGGATTATACAGGCCTGTGACCGGGATCATATCGGCGCCTGCCCGCACCGCCTATGCTCGACAGCGGACCGGGCGCATATGCCCCAAGGAGCCGATGATGACGACCCCCCTCGGATCCGGACTGACATGGCAGCAGGTCCTGGCGCTGGGCCTGGTCGCCGCCTTTGTCGGCGCGGCGAGGATCCTGGACCACCTTCACCAGTCCGCCGTCGTGCCCCCGTCCGAGGCAAGATCAGGCTCTGATCCGATGCGCGCCGAGCGGCCGCGTGGTACGCGTAGCCTGGAGTAGTGTAGGTTCGCACTCCACCCTACTCCAGGGGGGGGCGTTTGTATGAGCAACGGATCAGCCGCGATGAATCGCCGCGCATTCTTCCGCGCCTTCGGAGGCGTCGCCGCCGGCTCCGCGGCGGGCCTGCCGCTGGCGGCGCAGTTGAGCGCGCAGGCTGCTCCACCACAGATGCCGCTGGTGAAACGTGTTGCCGCAAACCCGGCCGCCGTCCCGGCGCCAATCCGCCGGTCGCAGGCCGCGCATCATACCCTCACGCTCACGGCCCGAGAGGTTGTGGCTGAGATCGAGCCGGGTCTCAAGTTCCTCTACATGACGTTCGACGGTCAAGTGCCGGGCCCGCTGCTCCGCATCAGGGTGGGCGATACCGTCCAGCTCACGTTCAGAAATCCGCGCGAAAACCTCATGCCGCATACCGTCGACTTCCACGCGGTCTACGGACCGGGCGGCGGCATGGAAGCGCTGCTGGCCAAACCCGGACAGGAAAAGGGCCTCTACTTCAAGGCGCTCTATCCCGGCAGCTTCGTGTACCACTGCGCGGTCGCCGACCTCGACTATCACATCGCCAGCGGCATGTACGGGATGATCGTCGTGGAACCGGAACAGGGCCTGCCTCCGGTATCGCGGGAATTCTACCTCGGCCAGAACGAGATGTACGTGGGCCAGTCCGCGGGCCCGGACGGCTACCGCACCTTCGATTTCGACGCCCTGCTGCGGGAGAATCCAACGCACGTGCTCTTGAACGGACAAAAGAAGGCGGTGACCCCGGACGGCTACGGGGCGCTGAAAGCCAAGGTCGGAGAGACCATACGGATCTTTTTCGTCAACGGCGGACCGAACTTGACGAGCAGTTTCCACCCGATTGGCAACATCTGGACGAGGGTGTGGGGCAACGGATCGTTCAGAACCGCGGCGGACGCGTACATGCAGACGGTCACGGTCGGCCCGGGCAGCACGCTGGTGGGCGACCTCGCCCTGCCGGTGCCCGGATCCGTCAGGCTGGTCGATCATGCGATCACCCGCGTCGTCAGGAAGGGCATGCTCGCGGTGATCGACGTCGCCGGACCCGCTCAGCCGCAGATCTTCAAGCCATTGACGCCCGGCGTATGAAAACGGGCGGGACCGCGGGCTCCGCGCCCGGCCGCGGCCGGCGCGGAGCCTGTGCTCGCGCCTCCGAAGTCGGAGGGAAACGACGCTACCGGCCCGCTCGAATTACCGTTGCGGTGGCAGCAATTTCTCGTCTACGAGCACGATCGAAGTGACGGCGTGCCGGCAGACCAGCTCCGGACCGGCCGGCGTCTCGACGAGGAGGGCATTCAGATCGGCGGCGCGGACGATCACCTGGGAGAGTTCGTAGCCGTCGGCGCACCGCAGATGAACAGGGACACGGCGCGCAACGAGCGCGTCGACAAACGCGCCCGCGTGTGAAAGGTACCCGAGACCGCCGACCGCGACGCCGCACCCGTGGCGTCCGGCGCCGTCCAGTCAGCCGGTAATGGCGGGCTGTGTAACAGCCTCCAGTTCGTTCAACCGGCGATCCAGCTCGAGCATGCGGCGCCGGTAGTCCAGTTCGGTGACTACGGCGTCATGGACGTAGCTTAACACGGGGTCTTCGGCGGCATGCGCAATCTTCTGCTCTTGTTGCCAAATCAGGTCTGCGAGCTCACGCACTACGTCCTTGAGGTGCATCCTCACGCCCCCCAATTGGTTCCGGCAGCGCCGAACCGAACTCGATAACTCGTAATTCTGTGCGTCGCAGAGATTTCCTGGAATGTTGCGTTATCTCGTGGTAAGAATTTGGTGAGGTTTTTCGGTCGCCGGCGCAGGCATGACGCACCGCGGCAAGAAATCTTATCGAAACGCGGCGGCAATCAATACGGGAGGCAGACGTTGTCGCATCTCGGCAGTGATTTTTGGCACGACTTCGAAGGGACACGCACCGATCAAGACGTCGCGCTCATCCAGACGATGCGCACTGTGCGCGCAATTCGCGGCGCCGACCGTCCGCGCGCCGGCGTTCCGGAGGAGATCCGCGCGGCCCTCGCGCATCTTTGCGCCGCGATGGAGGGCCTGGTCGACTGGATGGAGCAGGAAGGCGGGACCGACTCCAACGCGATGCAGCTGCTGCAAGACCTTCACCGGGTCGGAGACGGCGTCGTGCGATGCCTCTCCGCGTGTCCCGTCCAGATAATTCTAGAGAAAGCCGACGAAGACGCCGGATAGCAGAAGATGGCGCGCCCGGAGGGATTTGAACCCCCGACCTACGGCTCCGGAGGCCGGCGCTCTATCCGCTGAGCTACGGGCGCGCGCGTCCCTACTATTATAACAAAGACGTAGGGCCGAGACTCCGCTACACCGCCGGAGCCGCGGGCGCAGGCGGCGGAACCGTCGGCGCGGGCGGGACCGGTCCGTGCCGCCGCCGCTCAACGATGGCCATGATCACACCGCCCGTACCCCAGGTCACCGCGGCGAAACCGGCCAACCACCCAAGGTGTGGAATCGCAAAGGCGATCGCCAGCAGCAGCCCGCCGATCAGCGCTTCAAACGCGATCCGGCCCGGATGGACGCGGTGTCCCACGAGCACCGCGACGGCGCTGAACCCCAGTTGGATCGCGATCAGCAGAGCCGCCAGTAGCACCAGCACAAGGAGAATGCCCGCGACGCTCAGCACGAGCAGCACCACGGCGGGCCCGAGCAGCAGCCACACGAGAACGCCCGCGAGCACCGAGCCCGCGGGGCTTCGTTCGAGGGCCTGCACTACCGCCGCGGTGACGCCGGGGAAGAACGCGGCGGTGATCCATGCCGTCCCGACGACGGTCGCCGCCCAGAGCAGAAACAGCAGCCCCGCGACAATCTTCCACGCCGCGATGATGCCGAAGATCGCCGGCGGCATCCACGGCGGCAAGCCGGGAGAGAGCCACGGCGGCGACGACGGCGGAGCCGCGGGCGGCGGAAACGGCATCGGCGGCACCGACGGGACCTGGGGGTTCGGCGGCGCCGGGTGTCCGGGCGGCGCCTTTCGGATCACCGCACCCGGCGCGATGCGCACGCTGCCGCCGGTGGCCTGCACCGTCCCGTCGACGACGGCCGTAGAGTCGAGGATGACATTGCCGCCGGTCGCGCGCACGTCGCCGCCCACGTGCCCGCCGACGTGCACCGAACCCGCGGTCGCAGACGCGTTGCCGGTCACGGTTCCGCCGACGTCGAGTGTGCCGCCGATTACGATGGCGTCCCCGTACACGATCGTGCCCGGCGGCACCGTCGCGTCCCCGATGCGGAGCAGCGTTTCCCCGGCCTGCGCCGCGGTGCCCGCAAGCGCCGCGGCCGCGACAACGGCGGCGGCAGTGGCGCAAGCCCGCGAGAGTACGCGCCGGATCATCATCCCAGCAGCGTGAGCCGGTCTCCGACCCGCGGCACGAACTCCGAGCCGTCCCGGACGGCGCAGTAGTCAAGATCCTTTTCGAGGCCGATGGCCAGCACGTTCCGGCCGCCGGCCGTCTGCCGGAACACCTCGATCGGATCGGGCCACGCACGATACAGCGTGCGCGCGGCCAGGACGGCATCGGTTGCGCGGTAGTCGGCGCGCCCCGCGAAATACTCGACGAGCGCGTCGGCCACACCGCCGGCCGCGTACGCGTCGTCCAGGCTGAACCGGCCCTCCCGGCCGGCACAGACCACGGTGAGATCGAGGCCGCCGTCCCGCGCCGCCGCGGCGGCGGCGCGGGCCGCCGCCGCCCGGTTGCGCAGGCACGCCGCGAAAACGACCGGCGCCAGCCGAACGGCGTGAAGCGCCCGCGTCCCGTTCGTGGTCGCGATGACTACCCTGCTTCCCGCGACGTCCGCGCGCGCGAAGGCGGACGGGCTGTTGCCGAACTCGAACCCCGCGGGCGGCAGGCCGCCCTCTTCCCCGGCGGTGCGCACCCGCAGCGCCGATCCCGCCGCGTAGCCTCGGGCGCTCTCCACGTCCGGCGCCGCGATCACTTCGGCGCAGCCGCGTTCCAAAAGGGTCAGAATCGATGTCG includes:
- a CDS encoding 2-phosphosulfolactate phosphatase, translating into MEIHVAFLPQEAGDVRRRVAVVIDVLRATTSILTLLERGCAEVIAAPDVESARGYAAGSALRVRTAGEEGGLPPAGFEFGNSPSAFARADVAGSRVVIATTNGTRALHAVRLAPVVFAACLRNRAAAARAAAAAARDGGLDLTVVCAGREGRFSLDDAYAAGGVADALVEYFAGRADYRATDAVLAARTLYRAWPDPIEVFRQTAGGRNVLAIGLEKDLDYCAVRDGSEFVPRVGDRLTLLG
- a CDS encoding DUF5666 domain-containing protein, translating into MQKARFYPIVIALIAVLAAGFTFVSVKRHASAQTQPPAQGGQHRGSRVFGTIQSVSTGSLVVTGRDGTSYTVKTTTATKVLTQAAARITEIKAGDMVRVVAQKSADGSLTAEAVRAAPAGLGSAGPGRGGVRDSGSGRVFVAGLVAGATGSSLSVASSAGAATTVAVPASARISKLTAVPVASLAAGAHVAAMGTLNADGSFSATTIMVLTARR
- the nirK gene encoding copper-containing nitrite reductase; translation: MNRRAFFRAFGGVAAGSAAGLPLAAQLSAQAAPPQMPLVKRVAANPAAVPAPIRRSQAAHHTLTLTAREVVAEIEPGLKFLYMTFDGQVPGPLLRIRVGDTVQLTFRNPRENLMPHTVDFHAVYGPGGGMEALLAKPGQEKGLYFKALYPGSFVYHCAVADLDYHIASGMYGMIVVEPEQGLPPVSREFYLGQNEMYVGQSAGPDGYRTFDFDALLRENPTHVLLNGQKKAVTPDGYGALKAKVGETIRIFFVNGGPNLTSSFHPIGNIWTRVWGNGSFRTAADAYMQTVTVGPGSTLVGDLALPVPGSVRLVDHAITRVVRKGMLAVIDVAGPAQPQIFKPLTPGV
- a CDS encoding polymer-forming cytoskeletal protein, translated to MMIRRVLSRACATAAAVVAAAALAGTAAQAGETLLRIGDATVPPGTIVYGDAIVIGGTLDVGGTVTGNASATAGSVHVGGHVGGDVRATGGNVILDSTAVVDGTVQATGGSVRIAPGAVIRKAPPGHPAPPNPQVPSVPPMPFPPPAAPPSSPPWLSPGLPPWMPPAIFGIIAAWKIVAGLLFLLWAATVVGTAWITAAFFPGVTAAVVQALERSPAGSVLAGVLVWLLLGPAVVLLVLSVAGILLVLVLLAALLIAIQLGFSAVAVLVGHRVHPGRIAFEALIGGLLLAIAFAIPHLGWLAGFAAVTWGTGGVIMAIVERRRHGPVPPAPTVPPPAPAAPAV
- a CDS encoding class I SAM-dependent methyltransferase — encoded protein: MKGWRRDPEHAEVRVLRRRVRLDDARVLDVGCGDGRLTRRVAGAARTVVGIDPNGAALDRARALTPRRLSRKIEYRLGTAEHPGISRRRFDVAIFSGSL
- a CDS encoding methyltransferase domain-containing protein, which encodes MCNETDAKKAVQSQFGRQAEWYTVSRRHEQSPGLDILKRLAAPSPADRVLDVATGTGFTAFAMAERSRSVVALDFTAGMVREARSLRDQRGLTNVTFCLGDAEAMPFRSGAFDLVVCRYASHHFPDAARAIAEMVRVARTGGRVVVEDTCAPEDPALDDLMNRWEVTRDNSHVRNIPPSRLRALLEAAGLDVRAAERTAIPQHFNEWARRGGMSEAGAAALRTEFVNAGPKARAEFQIRPEDGDLAFSWGEAVVLGVKR
- a CDS encoding peroxiredoxin gives rise to the protein MTLRLGDTAPDFEAETTEGRIRFHDWIGGGWAVLFSHPKDFTPVCTTELGYMAKIKPEFDRRNTKIIGLSVDPVGNHSKWANDIRETQGHAPNYPMIGDTELKVSKLYEMLPADLEGSCDGRTAADNQTVRTVYVIGPDKKIKLTIAYPMSTGRNFDEVLRVIDSLQLTAKHKVSTPVNWKRGDDVIISGSVSDDEAKKTYPNGWKAPRPYIRIVPQPE
- a CDS encoding LysE family transporter, giving the protein MIPVTGLYNPCMLFLKAFVIGLSIAAPVGPIGVLCIRRTLVFGRRVGFVSGLGAATADALYGAVAAFGLTVLFRFFVQNARPLHLAGGALLLAIGIRTMLARRDLAASAGTDARGPALLPAYASTLFLTITNPMTIISFAAVFAVIAPAGGLNFGSAALTVAGVFLGSAAWWLILSAGVGALRQAAGARVLAWVSRLSGAVIAGFGAAQLVERV
- a CDS encoding MBL fold metallo-hydrolase, yielding MILKQYYLGCLAHASYLVADEESRAAAVIDPQRDIDQYLEDAGRLGLAIRHVVLTHFHADFLAGHLELRDRTGAAIYLGRRAKAEYTFTPLGDGDTVSLGGARLSALETPGHSPESICLLVFDLKKDAVRPQAVLTGDTLFIGEVGRPDLRAALGWSAEELAGMLYDSLHTKLLPLPDDTLVYPTHGAGSLCGRNISKDTVSTIGTQRRYNYALQPMNREDFIKIITADQPDAPAYFTYDAVLNTKERPILDQSLSRGLRPLTLGSLLTLCGEGGQLLDAREPTDYWGAHLSDSINIPLGGQYATWAGTLLDRQRPIAIVAPREREREAAIRLGRIGFDHVAGYLENGMEAVAARDDLVRTRPRMTAQALAELLASPTPPVVLDVRADAERRQGRIAGSMHIPLQHLLERLDEVPLGPRTVVVHCASAYRSSIAASILEQHGVQEVADLAGGFTAWIASGLPTVSGDAPAESQPSPS